Proteins from a genomic interval of Bradyrhizobium sp. CCBAU 53340:
- a CDS encoding ABC transporter ATP-binding protein, which produces MTGNLVEIRDLRVEATTDAGRRVEIIKGVSLDIARGEILALIGESGSGKTTIAMTLMGYARQGCAISSGEVRVAGIDMVSLSEAERTRIRGTSVAYVPQSAAAAFNPALTIMDQVTEVARIHRLMPAAEAQAKALSLFKALSLPEPETIGNRYPHQVSGGQLQRLAAAMALIGQPKVVIFDEPTTALDVTTQVEVLRAFKSVTAQHNIAGVYVSHDLAVVAQIADRIVVLKDGTVQETGTTDQILDDAQHPYTRQLLAAFRPKTQQRATADDDATKRPLLEVDNLTVGYGPRARDGQPLVRAVQAVSLKLDRGQNLGIIGESGCGKSTLARAIAGILPAHAGDIIFNGRELGKAGRNRTRNDLRDIQIVFQHADTALNPAKSVEDILRRPLTFYHGMRGKARDARVSELLDLVHLPKSVRHRLPGELSGGQKQRVNFARALAAEPTLILCDEITSALDTVVAAAVIELLKELQRELGISYIFISHDLSVVEAICDEIIVMYRGKKVEQITSTRLAAPQHPYTRLLFSSVPKLDPDWLDNLKQEADELRAYGHQ; this is translated from the coding sequence ATGACCGGAAACCTCGTCGAGATCCGCGACCTCAGGGTCGAGGCAACGACCGACGCCGGCAGGCGGGTCGAGATCATCAAGGGTGTCAGCCTCGACATCGCCAGAGGCGAGATCCTCGCCCTGATCGGCGAGAGCGGCTCTGGCAAGACCACGATCGCCATGACACTGATGGGCTATGCCCGGCAAGGCTGCGCGATCTCCAGTGGCGAGGTGCGCGTAGCCGGCATTGACATGGTGTCTTTGTCGGAAGCCGAGCGCACCAGGATTCGCGGAACGAGCGTCGCCTACGTGCCGCAGAGCGCTGCGGCCGCCTTCAACCCTGCACTCACCATCATGGACCAGGTCACCGAGGTGGCCCGGATCCACAGGCTGATGCCGGCCGCCGAAGCGCAGGCGAAGGCCCTCTCGCTGTTCAAGGCGCTGTCGTTGCCGGAGCCGGAGACGATCGGCAACCGCTATCCGCACCAGGTCTCGGGAGGGCAGTTGCAGCGGCTCGCCGCCGCGATGGCCCTGATCGGCCAGCCGAAGGTCGTCATCTTCGACGAGCCCACCACGGCACTCGACGTCACGACGCAGGTCGAGGTGCTGCGCGCGTTCAAGTCCGTCACGGCGCAGCACAACATCGCAGGCGTCTACGTCTCGCACGATCTGGCCGTGGTCGCCCAGATCGCCGACCGGATCGTGGTCCTCAAGGACGGCACGGTCCAGGAAACCGGGACGACAGATCAAATCCTCGACGATGCCCAGCACCCCTATACAAGACAGCTGCTGGCCGCATTCAGGCCGAAGACCCAGCAGCGGGCGACGGCCGACGACGACGCGACAAAGCGGCCCTTGCTTGAGGTCGACAATCTGACGGTGGGCTATGGCCCTCGCGCGCGCGACGGGCAGCCGCTGGTCCGTGCGGTCCAGGCCGTCAGCCTCAAACTGGATCGCGGGCAAAATCTCGGCATCATCGGCGAATCCGGCTGCGGCAAGTCGACCCTTGCCAGGGCGATCGCCGGCATTCTGCCCGCTCATGCGGGCGACATCATCTTCAACGGCCGCGAATTGGGCAAGGCGGGCCGCAATCGCACCCGCAATGACCTCCGCGACATCCAGATCGTGTTCCAGCACGCGGACACCGCGCTCAATCCGGCGAAGTCGGTGGAGGACATTCTGAGGCGTCCACTCACCTTCTATCACGGCATGAGGGGCAAGGCGCGCGACGCGCGCGTCAGCGAACTTCTCGATCTCGTCCACCTGCCCAAATCGGTGCGCCATCGATTGCCGGGAGAGCTGTCGGGCGGCCAAAAGCAGCGGGTGAATTTTGCCCGGGCACTCGCCGCCGAGCCTACGCTCATCCTGTGCGACGAGATCACGTCGGCTCTCGATACCGTCGTCGCAGCCGCGGTGATCGAGCTTCTCAAGGAGCTGCAGCGCGAACTCGGCATCTCCTATATCTTCATCAGCCACGACCTGTCGGTCGTCGAGGCGATCTGCGACGAAATCATAGTGATGTATCGCGGTAAGAAGGTCGAGCAGATCACGTCGACCCGGCTCGCGGCGCCACAGCACCCTTATACGCGGCTGCTGTTCTCTTCCGTCCCTAAGCTCGATCCGGACTGGCTCGACAATTTGAAGCAGGAAGCCGACGAATTGCGTGCCTATGGCCACCAGTAG